The genomic segment CGGCGCGCTGATCGCGCGATGCGGTGCGGTGCCGGCCGGGCAGTGCGCCGCGGTGCTCGCCGTGGCCCGCTCGGTGGGGGAGACATACCTGACCGCCGCCGGTAGCGTGACCACCGCGCTGCGGTCCCGCCTCGCCGACCTGGGCAGTGCCGCACCGGCCGCGATCCACCAGTGACCACAGGGATGGTGACATGAACGCCGAGATCGACGACCTGCTCGACCGGGTGCGCAAGCAGCAGGAGGAGGTCGAGCGGATCCAGAAGTCGGTGACCGACCTCGCCATCACCGGCTACTCGCGCAACAACGAGGTGAAGGTGACGCTGCGCGGCACCGGCCGGTTCACCGAGATCTCGATCGACCCGGACGTGGCCCGGCGGCTCGACGCGGAGGCGCTCGGCGATGTGGTGCTGGAGGCCGTCAACGACGGGCTGCGGCGGCTCGGCGAGGCCAGTACCGCGAAGTTCCAGCCGGTCATCGACGCCGCCGGTACCGACATCTGAGCGTTCCGCCGCACCGCGCCGACCGCACGGTGCATCCGGGCGTGCAGAGGTGCGCGTGGGACGGCGTCGCCGACGGTCCGTTCTCGGCGGACCGCTGAAGGGAGCACAACGCCATGTCGGTGTCCTCGACGCCCCGTCGGGTCACGGTGGTCAGTCCGCGGGCGCGGGTCGACGTCGCGCTGCCGGTGGAAAGTACCCTCGCCGAACTGTTGCCGCAGCTGGTCGCGATGACCGGGGCGCAGCTGCCGGAGCCGGCGCCGACCGGCGCGGTCACCGGTTGGTCGCTGGCGCGGCTCGGTGCCGAACCGTTCGAGGCCGGGCTGACGGTCGCCCGGGCCGGGGTGCACGACGGCGACGTGCTCTACCTCAACCCGCGGCGGACCAGGATCACCCCGCTGCTGTTCGACGACGTGGTGGACGCGATCGCGAGCGCGGCGGACGGGCCGGGCGGCTGGCGGCCGCGGCTGGCCCGGCGGGCGGCGCTGCTCGCCGCCGCTCTCGCCGCGGCCTGCGCGGTCGCGCTGCTCACCTTCGCCGGGCCCGATTGGCCCCTCGCCCCGGCCGGGACGGGGCTGCTCGCGCTGCTGCTGGTCGTCTCCGGCGGCGCGCTGTCCCGGGCGTACGCGGACGCCACCGCCGGTGCGGTGCTCGCCGCCGCGGGGGTGCCGGCCGCGCTGCTCGCCGGCGCCACCGCGATCCCGGACGTCACCGGTACCGCCCGGTTCGCGCTGGGGCTCGCCGCGGTCACCGTGTACGCGGCACTCGCCGCGCTCGCCGTCGCGGACCGGATCGCCTGGTTCGTCGCGGTCGGCGTCGCGGGCGCCGGCGGCTGCCTGGCCGGTTCGATCGCGGTCCTCGCGCACTCCACCCCGGTACGGGGCGCGGCGGTCGCCGCCGCGGTCGCGGTGGTGTGCTGCCCGGCGCTGCCGATGCTGGCGCTGCGGCTGGGCCGGTTGCCGCTGCCGCGGATCCCGTCCGACGTGGCCGCGTTCCGGGCCGAGGAGAGCCCGGTCGCCGGCCGCGACGTGGTGGACGAGACCGCCGCCGCGCAGTCCGCGCTGACCGGGCTGCTCGCGGCGCTGGCCGCGGTGGTCGCCGGTGCCGCCGGTGTCCTGGTACTCGGCGGCTCCCGCTGGGGGTGGGCGGTGGCCGGCGTCGCCGGGCTGGCGCTGCTGCTGCGGTCCCGGTCCTATGCCGGTACCGGGCAGCGGATCGCGCTGCTGGTCGGCGGGGCGGTGGCGCTGATCGCGGTCGGCGCCCGGCTCGCCGTCGAGGGCGGTGACTCGCTCCGGCTGGTACTGCTGCTGGTCGCGCTGCTGGTGGTGGTCGGTTCGACGCTGGTGGCGCTGCGGGCGGGGGCGCGCGATCCGTCGCCGTACTGGTCCCGGCTGTTCGACGTGCTGGAGTTCCTGTCCCTGGTCGGTGTGCTTCCGCTCGCCGCCGCGGTTCTGGAGATCTACCAGCGGGTCCGCGACCTCACCGGCTGACCCCGCCGGCCGCACACCCCCGGTTGACAGTGGTGCCGTCTTGACGGTGTGCGCTTGCCAGGACGGACTACACCCTGATCGCCGTGGCCGTGGCCGTGGCCGTGGCCGTGGCCGTGGCCGTGGCCGTGGCGGTGGCGGTGGCCGTTGGCGGGCTGGGCCGGGGCGCGTGGTCAGAGGGCGAGGGGGAGGGTGCGGCGGGTGGCGGGGGCGTGCTCGCCGTCCAGCCGGTGTGCGCGCAGGCCGAGGTCGTCGACCACGGTGTCCGGGGTGATCCGGCCCTGCGCGGCCGGTGCGCCGACCCGCAGCAGCAACGACACGTCCGGCTCGGTCCCGGTGTCCGGCCGGGTCAGGGTCAACGAGACCGCGGTGAACGCGGCGTCCGCCGGTGCCGGCCGGCCCAGCGCGTCGGCCACGTCGACCCGGCTGGGCAGCCGGTACACCGCCTGCGCTCCGCCGCCGACCTGCTGGCCGCGCCAGTGTTCGGCGATCGCGGTCGGCGAGCCGGGGGTGGCGCCCAGCGCCGCGGCCAGCTCCTCGCGCAGCGCGGCGCCGTCCAGCACGTGTGCCTCGATGCCGGCCTCGGCCAGCTGCAGGCCGAGCGCGAGCGCGCAGTTCGCGGTGGCCCGCAACGCCCCCGCGGTCCCGCCGCCCCGCGCCTCGACCGCGGCCGGGCAGGCGGCCGGCGAGAACCGCACCGCGAGCCAGCTGGTGCGCACCTGCTCGTCGCCGACCGGGACCCGCCAGGTCACCAGCTGCACCGCGGCCGGCGGCAGTTCGGCCCGCCGGTACCCGGCGAGCAGCGGCCCGATCAGCTCGTCCGGCTCGACGCCGGAACCGATCCGCAGCACCGCCGAGAAGAACCGGCCGTACGCGGCGACGCCGGTCCGGTTGCCGGCCCGGTCGGCGCACGTGGACACGGCGAGGCCGGGCAGCACGGTGTCGATCGCCTCGCTCGCGGCCGGCGCACCGCGGCGCGCCCGGTAGCGCAGCAGCGAACCGAGCCACTGGTAACCGAACCGGCCCCGCCAGCGCGGCGCGGTCACCGCCACCGCGGCCAGACCGGTTGCGGCGACGGCGATCCCCGGCAGCTGCCAGGGCGCGCCGGCCAGCGCGGTGCCGGCGGCGGCGAGCTGCCAGGTGGCGATCTGGCCGGGCCGCACCGGGAAGCGCCGGCGGTGCGCCAGCCGGGCCGGTGCCGGCGCGGTGGGCAGGGTCGCGATCGCCACGGATGCCCCACATTCGGTGTCGGTATTTCTACGGTGTCGGCCGTTCGGCGGGCCCACATATAGTGCACCGGGTACCGGCCGCCCGTCGAGGCCGGAACCGGGACGGTGGCACCGCGACGACGACGGCACCGCGACCGCGGTGGCGCGCGCAGCGGTGCCACGGCGACGGTGCCGTAACGACCCTGCATGACGAGGACCGTGCCGCCGCGAGGACGGTGGCACAGCGAGGACAGAGGCATGTGGACCCAGCGCGACCAGGTGCAGGCGTACCAGTTCCTGCGCCGCCGGCTGGTGTCCGCGCTGGTCGCCGCGGACGCGAACCATCCGGTCTCGCCGAGCCGCCGGCTGATCCTGTCCAGCATCCTCGGCCTGGCCGCGGTGGTGCTCGTCGCCGGCGGCTTCGGGGTGTACGGGCTGCTCAAGCCCGGTGCCGGCGCGGACTGGCGGAAGACCGGCCAGGTGGTGCTGGCCACCGACACCGGGGCGAGCTACGTGCTCGGTGCGGACGGCCGGTTGCATCCGATGCGCAACTACGCCTCGGCGCGGCTGCTGGCCGGCGGCAACGGATCCGCGACGGTCAGCGTCCCCTCCAGCGCGCTGCACGACGCGCCGCGCGGCGCCACCCTCGGCATCGCCGGCGCGCCCGAGGCGTTGCCGGCCGCCAAGCAGTTGCTGACCGGCCCGTGGACGGTGTGCGCGCAGCGCCCGTCCGGCGGCCCGGCCGCGGCGACCCCGACCACGACGGTGCTGGTCGGCGCCCGCGCCGCCGGCAGCACGGTGCCGGCGAACCGCGGCCTGGTGGTCGCGGACCCGAACGGCACCCGCTACCTGGTCGTCGCCGCCACCCGCTACCGGGTGGCGAGCGACCGGGCGCTGGTCGCGATCGGCTTCGACTCGGTCGATCCGGTGCCGGTGCCGGCGTCGTTCGT from the Actinocatenispora thailandica genome contains:
- a CDS encoding YbaB/EbfC family nucleoid-associated protein; translation: MNAEIDDLLDRVRKQQEEVERIQKSVTDLAITGYSRNNEVKVTLRGTGRFTEISIDPDVARRLDAEALGDVVLEAVNDGLRRLGEASTAKFQPVIDAAGTDI
- the eccD gene encoding type VII secretion integral membrane protein EccD; the protein is MSVSSTPRRVTVVSPRARVDVALPVESTLAELLPQLVAMTGAQLPEPAPTGAVTGWSLARLGAEPFEAGLTVARAGVHDGDVLYLNPRRTRITPLLFDDVVDAIASAADGPGGWRPRLARRAALLAAALAAACAVALLTFAGPDWPLAPAGTGLLALLLVVSGGALSRAYADATAGAVLAAAGVPAALLAGATAIPDVTGTARFALGLAAVTVYAALAALAVADRIAWFVAVGVAGAGGCLAGSIAVLAHSTPVRGAAVAAAVAVVCCPALPMLALRLGRLPLPRIPSDVAAFRAEESPVAGRDVVDETAAAQSALTGLLAALAAVVAGAAGVLVLGGSRWGWAVAGVAGLALLLRSRSYAGTGQRIALLVGGAVALIAVGARLAVEGGDSLRLVLLLVALLVVVGSTLVALRAGARDPSPYWSRLFDVLEFLSLVGVLPLAAAVLEIYQRVRDLTG
- a CDS encoding type VII secretion protein EccE; the protein is MAIATLPTAPAPARLAHRRRFPVRPGQIATWQLAAAGTALAGAPWQLPGIAVAATGLAAVAVTAPRWRGRFGYQWLGSLLRYRARRGAPAASEAIDTVLPGLAVSTCADRAGNRTGVAAYGRFFSAVLRIGSGVEPDELIGPLLAGYRRAELPPAAVQLVTWRVPVGDEQVRTSWLAVRFSPAACPAAVEARGGGTAGALRATANCALALGLQLAEAGIEAHVLDGAALREELAAALGATPGSPTAIAEHWRGQQVGGGAQAVYRLPSRVDVADALGRPAPADAAFTAVSLTLTRPDTGTEPDVSLLLRVGAPAAQGRITPDTVVDDLGLRAHRLDGEHAPATRRTLPLAL
- the eccB gene encoding type VII secretion protein EccB — its product is MWTQRDQVQAYQFLRRRLVSALVAADANHPVSPSRRLILSSILGLAAVVLVAGGFGVYGLLKPGAGADWRKTGQVVLATDTGASYVLGADGRLHPMRNYASARLLAGGNGSATVSVPSSALHDAPRGATLGIAGAPEALPAAKQLLTGPWTVCAQRPSGGPAAATPTTTVLVGARAAGSTVPANRGLVVADPNGTRYLVVAATRYRVASDRALVAIGFDSVDPVPVPASFVDALPVGPDLVADTVPHTGATGVPVGGKDRLVGQVLRAATVGSQSYRYYVVRSDGLVAVTETQAALLLGAPGERAAYGGAAPRLVDVAGADVADAKRARTDPADFPARLPHPVTGADRLSVCATAPDGTPSTLLLAARPAPDGAKPVPVSGRTERVANEIYLPPGRAALVSAGSVYLITDQGERFRVADAASLAALGYGSVRPTPVPAGLLALFPSGPTLSTAAAASTG